A stretch of DNA from Apis cerana isolate GH-2021 linkage group LG8, AcerK_1.0, whole genome shotgun sequence:
gaaacattttgattatttaatcatttcagattttattaattataatgtaaatgcatgtaaaataaaataataatgtgacATTACTTGATAAtgacattaaaaattcttacaaaCCGGTGATTATTCCGGTATAATATAcgatttatttctatctattgTACTTTGACATTATTTGGAACATGCTCACTTTATAGTATTGAatcatatgtttttaatttcattaataaatatataatttattttttatttatataataaaagaaagaaaaaaataaacacaaatatttactattttatacatattaaaatatttaaatatatataattcatatattattttatttctaataaaattttcattcatatttctcTAAGCATAATACatcaaaatgaattgaattaagtatttaataaaatattcgaattcttTATAtgcgattcaatttttattagatttttttaagcaatataagttttcgttaaaattattaagaaaaattatgataatataaaatataaaatagatatattaaactaatttgaaaataatttgaaaatactgatatttaattttcttattttaattccttttaatttttaaaaaaatataatataaatcacaaatttgaatatttaataattaaagaaaagtcaaaattattttaatgaaaataaagattatttaaattaacaaccaatgaaaattattgttttttgcatattattctGGATTGGTAATAACATTGTATTCTGTAATATTGTAACATAGTATTGCTATTACTATTTATGAgccaattttaataacaaacacatttactataaaaaataccATACACATAGAAATtacttcatataaaaatattttataataatcattcataGATTAAactcaattttatttgattggtACAATTATTGCTAGGAACCTTCTGAACATTTTGTTTCTAGGCAATggcgtaaaattattaaatgtattgtaaatgttcgtattttatgtttatcatttgttgaaatatccaaattaaaaacattttttgtaataaataacaattattatatattatgggagcaatattttttttaaatttactaataaaaGTATACGGAAAATCATCTTCCGTTTGCACAAATATTGTCGATTAttggttaaaattaaaaattaacagtcATTCTGTACAACTACGATAGCGATCAACAAAAATGAAACTGAATGAGCTCGTTTATtggtaagatatttttattctatttatcaaattttatcaaatgtaattattcatatattatatgattctaATGTTTCaggtatcaaaaaaaaattggtacCTATGATAAGCAACAATGGGAAAAAACTGTGGAACAACATATTCTTGGAGGATTTACACATGTACCAATGAGAactgcaaaattaaaaacagaacTTATTGATGTAGATCTTGTACgaggtaataaattaaataaaaaattataattaaaatttcattatattaaattattttatgatataattattcttataattattattctatttaatatatatatatattaatataattatttaatcttaaataatattaatatatacaggTTCTTCTTTCCCAAAAGCTAAACCAAAACATGGATTATCAACAGTGGCTTGTTTAGCACTTCAgcgtttattatttcttcctttatATAGGAAATGGTGGATACAACAAactagtttaaaaatttttactttatttttattattatatagtttgcAGTTAAtcaatatgtgtatatatttttgtcaaatGATGAAGGACAATGAAAGTGATGTAcgaattacttaattattaagtattagttatatatatatatatatataaaatcataaaaatcaaaataatatatatatatttatatatatatatatatttatatatatatatatatatttttagattatatcaaCATCAGAAGTATTAATACCTCTTATTATGATGTTGACCTTATGCATTGTTCATTCTCATATTGTATCAACTCATTCAGGACCAATGATAGGTGAtggacaaaataaaaaaaaagtagtaaGACGTTTACGACATACTAGATGTCGAATGGGTAAATCAAGGACAAGACAAAACTTGCGtgagtttttattatattataaaattatataattattataataaatttgtgaatttatattataatttttatttattatgtacttTATAGGTTTGCATGAGGATTCTAAATCATCTCAAGATACAGCATCTGAAAAAGCTAGTACAGTAAGTGATGAAGTATTAACATCTGTACGATTTGCTAAAAAAgttgtaattgaaaattctttgacTGTCAACCGATCACaggtaattataattcattatttaaaataaataaaagtaaatttaaatataataatttatttttataggaatTTGTGACTGTTCAAGCATTTTGTAATAATGACCCAAATGTGACTGTAAACAATCCTTTATCCATAAATGAGGCTTCAACTAGTCATACTCAATCAAGTTAATACAGTACTAAAACTTTCTGTTTTactactaattatttatttttgtttaagtatacagtatattttttcatatcatagATGAAGTTCCAGATCAAAGTATGAAACATGTACATCAAGATGATGATGGTTTTGAAAGTTTAAATGGAAATGTATCTAgtgataatgataaaagtaCTACACAAGCAACAGTAGAGAAGCTTAAACAAAAAAGggatttacttaaaaataacgaagaacGTATTCTTTGGTTAGAAGATTCTACAAATCAACAAGTTTTGCAACCAAAATTTTCAGGTTTGATTTGcaacaaatttgatttaaatattttttataattttaataatgcaaaatgctaattatttgaaataatattttatattgtagacatatatatatttattcattagatcttcttttataacaatttatttcaatttattttctttttatttactatattcattagatatttattatatgttttgaaCTGCTAACACGCTTTAATCTTTGTTGGAAAGGTAAAATGGCCTATTAGCTAAAATGATTGTCTTCCACTTTCCACGCAGCATCTGAATTGTTAAAAGCACGAGACAATTCTTCAAATAGCGAACCAGAAACTTCTAATAAgatggtaaatattttaatttctaacttaatatataatattaatataatataaacataaatataataacataatttatttttttattattgatattattattaatttataagtaaatttggttttttaaataacataatattgaaaaaaaaatttgtttaatttttttatgaatgttaagtataatctataatactaattaaaattaatttacaatttacaattttatatttttacttaactttatatttttttattatatacataaaaatgtattaataaatgtataaataattttataattctataattttataattttaataattaatgtatgtcttctttaatttttttctaatatattaattatttttaaataatatatatgtatatatatatatatatatttttataaattatgtttacaattttcaaaattgagtataatgaaaataatgtttgattttttattataaattaagtatattacaaaatattttggaatattgatttcatcttaatttttttttaatatacttcattatattaaatgaatacattttataaatctattttattttgtaataaaatataaatatattaaaatttgttgagttattatttaaaggatAAAGATCACTGTCTAATGGGAATAGGATCAAGAGAAGGACACCAACAATGTGAAagtgaagaagaaggagaatgtGAAGAAACAGTTACAAATCATTTAACAGAAGCTACAACATCTGCAACAGAATGGATGGGAGTGACTACAAATAGTGATGAATGTAGTTACAGGTGAATacttaaatattgttatgaaattaattatatatatatattattaaattttatataattaatattgttaattaatggattaattgaaattatatttaatgaaaaaattattttatacataataaaaatatatttctattagtataaaatagtatcattatatatacttttatttaattgtgttatttataattataattaaaattattaaatttgttatttaaattttatatattataaaattgtacaaaatagcttaataatttgttttaataaaaaaaaattattatttagtaaaaaaaaatcaaaacggATGAGATAAtgagtattaatttttgttaatatttatataaaaatatataaatacatttatgttattatatcaattaatataatttaataataaaattcgtttcaaaattgaaattttttacagtTCAGAACTTGAAGAATCTGATCTACATagtgaaactaataaaaattatggagAATTTGTTGAATATCCTTTTTCTTGGGAATTTGAATTACCACCTTCAATGATGCTTAGCTCTAATTGTGCTTCGTATGATCGTggtaacattaaattataataatatagatataaaatttaaaaatttaaaattaattaataataaatgtaatctaatatttaataaaaaagaattctatattttagtCTCATGTACTATATGGACACGacgtgatataaaaaaagctGAATTATCGGTGTTGGACATCAGTTCGGCTATTATTGCTAGAGTAGAATCAATGCCTGAAAGTATGAATTACTTTTATGGAGGTCTAATGCTTAGTGTGGTATTATCTTTAATACCATCTATCAAACGATTGAGCGATCATGTTGGGATGGATAATAGTAGCAATGTAACTAATTCCTTAATACCAAATGATTTAACTTATGTCAATTTGGAAACATATAGCGATATTTTATCTAAAGTTATAGATTTGGCATTTGGAACAACTCTTtggtaaatatacatatatatttattatataaattattgtataatcaataaatcgaatataaaaaaaaattttatatataataaaatattattttacatatattattattaaaaaaatattaaaataaatatttatggaaaaaaattattatttttcattaatttcaggGAACGTACTGTAGTACTTATATCAGCCTTTGAAAGACTTATATTAtcctctttattattttttttattagcagTTGCAGAACGTACTTACAAACAAAGActtttatatgcaaaattattttcacatttgaCATCATCAAGACGTGCCAGAAAATCTGATTTACCgcattttcgattaaataaagtacgcaatataaaattatggttAAGCGTTAGATCTTATTTAaaggtaaaataaaagaaaagattttatttttatatttttaatatatctttaatattgaaactcacatcttttataaataataattcattttaaatgtattacaTGTTATAGAGAAGAGGACCGCAACGTTCTGTAGACGTAATAATATCAGCAGTATTTATTGTTACCTTATTGTTGTTATCATTTGTAAGCTTGGAATTAattaaggtaaaaaaaaaaaaaaaagaataaaaaatgttaaaatgaaatcattatataagtataatattaatatttatgaattacagGATCTTGAAAGTTTGCATTCCCGATATAATGTTGAAGCATTGTTTTGGAGTTTTTctcttggaatatttatattacgtttCATGACATTgggtacaaaaattaataaaaaatatagaaatcttTCTGTTTTGATTACTGAAcaggtaattttaataaaatgaattttgttttatgtcATACATAAATTCaagtataattcatattttttattttaagtcaaaatattgtttgattttttttagattaatttatatttgcaaatagaACAAAAACctcataaaaaagaagagcTTATGGTAGCAAATAATGTACTCAAATTAGCAGCAGATTTGATAaaggtataaaaatttattattgaatttataaaataaaatgaatgaatcaaataatcaatatatattttcaggaACTTGAATGtccatttaaaatatctgGTTTATCAGCTAAtccttatttatatacaattacaaaAGTAGTATTATTATCTGCTCTTTCAGGAGTGCTTTCAGAATTGCTTGGATTTAAGCTTAAGTTACacaagataaaaatcaaataaaaagagggatattatattaaatattcatttccatATAACTACctcacaatattaaatatttaacaaaaataacaattttgtttaaacatTAAGCTAttctataattgtattttgaacGAATGTTCAAAAGGTgtagtttcattttttaatttctcaatttatgaattgaatatatatattacatatcattgttatttcatacaattaatagaaattttatgttctatttaacaaattaaattattataatattttcatgtattatagtaaaaaataatagaaagttTTGCTCATAATtctagataaattatattataatagattactAAATATTAGATcaatagtaaatatttgtttatcttaaaataatttttatcttatatgcatataaaaatttataatgctaataacaaaatttaaatatgattgttttgtcaataatatttaatgaacaatgtagatattaaatatttattgatgctttgtatatataggatattt
This window harbors:
- the LOC107995365 gene encoding protein phtf isoform X1 — protein: MKLNELVYWYQKKIGTYDKQQWEKTVEQHILGGFTHVPMRTAKLKTELIDVDLVRGSSFPKAKPKHGLSTVACLALQRLLFLPLYRKWWIQQTSLKIFTLFLLLYSLQLINMCIYFCQMMKDNESDIISTSEVLIPLIMMLTLCIVHSHIVSTHSGPMIGDGQNKKKVVRRLRHTRCRMGKSRTRQNLRLHEDSKSSQDTASEKASTVSDEVLTSVRFAKKVVIENSLTVNRSQEFVTVQAFCNNDPNVTVNNPLSINEASTSHTQSNEVPDQSMKHVHQDDDGFESLNGNVSSDNDKSTTQATVEKLKQKRDLLKNNEERILWLEDSTNQQVLQPKFSASELLKARDNSSNSEPETSNKMDKDHCLMGIGSREGHQQCESEEEGECEETVTNHLTEATTSATEWMGVTTNSDECSYSSELEESDLHSETNKNYGEFVEYPFSWEFELPPSMMLSSNCASYDRVSCTIWTRRDIKKAELSVLDISSAIIARVESMPESMNYFYGGLMLSVVLSLIPSIKRLSDHVGMDNSSNVTNSLIPNDLTYVNLETYSDILSKVIDLAFGTTLWERTVVLISAFERLILSSLLFFLLAVAERTYKQRLLYAKLFSHLTSSRRARKSDLPHFRLNKVRNIKLWLSVRSYLKRRGPQRSVDVIISAVFIVTLLLLSFVSLELIKDLESLHSRYNVEALFWSFSLGIFILRFMTLGTKINKKYRNLSVLITEQINLYLQIEQKPHKKEELMVANNVLKLAADLIKELECPFKISGLSANPYLYTITKVVLLSALSGVLSELLGFKLKLHKIKIK
- the LOC107995365 gene encoding protein phtf isoform X2, coding for MKLNELVYWYQKKIGTYDKQQWEKTVEQHILGGFTHVPMRTAKLKTELIDVDLVRGSSFPKAKPKHGLSTVACLALQRLLFLPLYRKWWIQQTSLKIFTLFLLLYSLQLINMCIYFCQMMKDNESDIISTSEVLIPLIMMLTLCIVHSHIVSTHSGPMIGDGQNKKKVVRRLRHTRCRMGKSRTRQNLRLHEDSKSSQDTASEKASTVSDEVLTSVRFAKKVVIENSLTVNRSQEFVTVQAFCNNDPNVTVNNPLSINEASTSHTQSNEVPDQSMKHVHQDDDGFESLNGNVSSDNDKSTTQATVEKLKQKRDLLKNNEERILWLEDSTNQQVLQPKFSASELLKARDNSSNSEPETSNKMDKDHCLMGIGSREGHQQCESEEEGECEETVTNHLTEATTSATEWMGVTTNSDECSYSSELEESDLHSETNKNYGEFVEYPFSWEFELPPSMMLSSNCASYDLSCTIWTRRDIKKAELSVLDISSAIIARVESMPESMNYFYGGLMLSVVLSLIPSIKRLSDHVGMDNSSNVTNSLIPNDLTYVNLETYSDILSKVIDLAFGTTLWERTVVLISAFERLILSSLLFFLLAVAERTYKQRLLYAKLFSHLTSSRRARKSDLPHFRLNKVRNIKLWLSVRSYLKRRGPQRSVDVIISAVFIVTLLLLSFVSLELIKDLESLHSRYNVEALFWSFSLGIFILRFMTLGTKINKKYRNLSVLITEQINLYLQIEQKPHKKEELMVANNVLKLAADLIKELECPFKISGLSANPYLYTITKVVLLSALSGVLSELLGFKLKLHKIKIK